Proteins encoded in a region of the Zunongwangia endophytica genome:
- a CDS encoding endonuclease III domain-containing protein encodes MNKQQKVQFVIDTLQNIYPEIPIPLDHKDPYTLLIAVLLSAQSTDVKVNQITPLLFEVADTPQKMVKLSVEEIREIIKPCGLSPRKSKGIHGLSEILLDKYNGQVPADIEALESLPAVGHKTASVVMAQAFNVPAFPVDTHIQRLMYRWNLSNGKSVAQTEKDAKRLFPKDLWNDLHLQIIWYGRQYSPARGWDLEKDIITQTIGRKTVLADYEKKLAKKKK; translated from the coding sequence ATGAACAAACAGCAAAAAGTGCAATTTGTAATTGACACTTTACAAAATATTTATCCTGAAATTCCTATTCCTTTAGATCATAAAGATCCTTATACCTTATTAATTGCTGTTTTACTTTCTGCACAAAGTACAGATGTGAAGGTAAATCAAATTACACCGCTTTTATTTGAAGTTGCCGATACACCGCAAAAAATGGTGAAATTAAGCGTTGAAGAAATTAGAGAGATCATAAAACCTTGTGGATTATCACCTAGGAAGTCAAAAGGTATTCATGGTCTTTCTGAAATATTACTAGATAAATATAATGGGCAGGTACCGGCAGATATTGAAGCTTTGGAAAGTCTTCCTGCTGTTGGTCACAAAACAGCTAGTGTAGTAATGGCGCAGGCATTTAATGTACCTGCGTTTCCCGTCGATACTCATATTCAGCGACTAATGTATCGATGGAATTTATCAAACGGAAAGAGTGTTGCCCAAACTGAAAAAGATGCTAAACGATTATTTCCAAAAGATTTATGGAATGATCTTCATTTGCAAATAATCTGGTATGGCCGCCAATATTCACCGGCAAGAGGTTGGGATCTAGAAAAAGACATTATTACTCAAACTATCGGTAGAAAAACAGTTCTGGCAGATTATGAAAAGAAACTAGCTAAAAAAAAGAAATAA
- a CDS encoding HD domain-containing protein → MASQNKLKILNDPIYGFITIPSQRIFNIIEHPYFQRLRRISQMGLSYLVYPGAHHTRFHHALGCVHLMQKAVRILRFKGVEISDEEEEALQIAILLHDIGHGPFSHTMEHSIVEGVDHESISLLFMKELNEVFNQNLTLAIEIFTGKYPRKFMYQLITSQLDMDRLDYLKRDSFYTGTTEGNINSDRLITMLNVVNNELVLEEKAIYSVEKFLVARRLMYWQVYLHKTSLVAEQLLIRVLKRAKELTAAGSSLNASKALSYFLENKVTAESFDTETLKIFACLDDYDIILAMKEWMNHDDFILSSLCKMVINRDLLKVKLKKKKTSSAKIEKHTNQLKEKYNLSDKEASYFVFTGEIANLAYTREKNNINILHKNGKINDVIKVSDQLNLKALSKTVTKFYICYPKSKH, encoded by the coding sequence TTGGCTTCACAAAACAAACTCAAGATTCTAAACGATCCAATTTACGGATTTATTACCATACCAAGTCAGCGGATCTTTAATATTATAGAGCATCCTTACTTTCAAAGGTTACGAAGAATATCTCAGATGGGCTTATCCTACTTGGTATATCCGGGAGCACACCATACAAGATTTCATCATGCTTTAGGATGTGTTCATTTAATGCAAAAAGCGGTGCGAATACTTCGCTTTAAGGGAGTTGAGATAAGCGACGAGGAAGAAGAAGCTTTACAAATTGCCATATTATTACATGATATTGGGCACGGTCCATTCTCTCATACTATGGAACATAGTATTGTTGAAGGCGTAGATCACGAGTCTATTTCGCTTCTTTTTATGAAAGAATTGAATGAAGTTTTTAACCAAAATTTAACGCTGGCAATCGAGATTTTCACCGGCAAGTACCCTAGAAAATTCATGTATCAGTTAATCACAAGTCAGTTAGACATGGATCGACTGGATTATCTGAAAAGGGACAGTTTTTATACGGGTACTACTGAAGGAAACATCAATAGTGATCGGTTAATTACGATGCTGAATGTGGTGAATAACGAATTGGTACTAGAGGAAAAAGCAATTTATTCCGTAGAAAAATTTCTGGTAGCGAGAAGATTGATGTATTGGCAGGTTTATTTGCATAAAACAAGTTTAGTAGCAGAACAGTTATTAATTAGAGTGCTGAAGAGAGCAAAAGAATTAACGGCCGCCGGCAGTTCACTAAACGCAAGTAAAGCACTTAGCTATTTTCTAGAAAACAAGGTTACCGCAGAAAGTTTTGATACTGAAACCTTAAAGATTTTCGCTTGCCTTGATGATTATGATATTATCCTTGCAATGAAAGAATGGATGAATCACGATGACTTTATATTAAGCAGTTTATGCAAAATGGTCATTAATCGAGATCTTTTAAAAGTTAAATTGAAGAAGAAAAAAACATCTTCAGCTAAAATTGAAAAACATACTAATCAATTAAAAGAGAAGTACAACTTATCTGATAAAGAAGCTTCTTATTTCGTTTTTACAGGAGAAATAGCGAATCTGGCGTATACTAGAGAAAAGAATAATATTAATATTCTTCATAAAAATGGAAAGATTAATGATGTAATTAAAGTTTCTGACCAACTTAATTTGAAAGCATTATCAAAAACGGTGACTAAATTTTATATATGTTATCCTAAGTCGAAACATTAA
- the lpxA gene encoding acyl-ACP--UDP-N-acetylglucosamine O-acyltransferase has product MNQPLAYVHPGAKIAKNVVIEPFATIHNNVVIGEGSWIGSNVTIMEGARIGKNCSIFPGAVISAIPQDKKFDDEDTTTIIGDNTTIRECVTINRGTTDRMKTVIGKNCWIMAYCHIAHDCIVGDNCIFSNNSTLAGHINVGDHVVLAGMAAIQQFCSIGRHAFVTGGSLVRKDVPPFVKAGREPLSYVGINSIGLRRRGFTTDKIREIQDIYRILYQRNYNNSQAVAIIEAEMQATAERDEILEFIKNSQRGIMKGYFSSN; this is encoded by the coding sequence ATGAATCAACCATTAGCATATGTGCATCCGGGAGCGAAAATCGCAAAAAATGTGGTGATTGAGCCATTTGCAACGATTCATAATAACGTGGTAATCGGCGAAGGAAGCTGGATAGGCTCTAACGTGACCATTATGGAAGGCGCACGCATTGGGAAAAACTGTAGTATTTTTCCGGGTGCGGTAATATCTGCAATTCCGCAGGATAAAAAATTTGACGACGAAGATACCACAACTATTATTGGTGATAATACAACCATTAGGGAATGTGTTACCATAAATAGGGGAACAACAGATCGAATGAAAACAGTAATTGGGAAAAATTGCTGGATAATGGCGTACTGTCACATTGCTCACGATTGTATTGTTGGTGATAATTGTATCTTTTCAAATAATAGTACATTAGCAGGACATATTAATGTAGGCGATCATGTTGTGCTTGCTGGTATGGCTGCCATTCAGCAGTTTTGTAGTATTGGTAGACACGCTTTCGTAACAGGTGGATCTTTAGTTAGAAAAGATGTGCCTCCTTTTGTAAAAGCTGGTCGTGAGCCATTATCGTATGTAGGGATTAACTCTATAGGATTAAGAAGAAGAGGTTTTACTACAGATAAGATTAGAGAGATTCAGGATATTTATAGAATCCTTTATCAAAGAAATTATAACAACTCGCAGGCTGTTGCAATTATTGAAGCTGAAATGCAGGCTACTGCAGAGCGAGACGAAATATTAGAATTTATTAAAAACTCACAGCGAGGTATCATGAAGGGATACTTTAGCTCAAATTAA
- the efp gene encoding elongation factor P translates to MASTSDIRNGLCIKYNHDIFKIIEFLHVKPGKGPAFVRTKLKSVTTGKVIDNTFSAGHKIDDVRVETHKYQFLYQDGEFYHFMHVEDYTQIRLLESALDMPQLLKEGEVLTVIINSEDNLPLSTEMPASVVLEVTHTEPGVKGNTATNATKPATLETGAEVNVPLFINEGDKVRVETEKGTYKERIKE, encoded by the coding sequence ATGGCAAGTACAAGTGATATTAGAAACGGACTTTGTATAAAATATAATCATGATATCTTTAAAATCATTGAATTTCTTCATGTAAAGCCCGGTAAAGGTCCTGCATTTGTAAGAACTAAGCTAAAAAGTGTTACCACAGGAAAGGTAATTGATAATACATTTTCTGCTGGACACAAAATTGACGATGTACGTGTAGAAACGCACAAATATCAGTTCTTATACCAGGATGGTGAATTTTATCACTTTATGCATGTAGAAGATTATACCCAAATTCGTCTTTTAGAAAGCGCATTAGATATGCCGCAATTGCTGAAAGAAGGGGAAGTGCTTACGGTAATAATTAATTCTGAAGATAATTTACCGCTCTCAACAGAGATGCCGGCAAGTGTAGTGCTAGAAGTTACCCATACCGAACCTGGAGTAAAAGGAAACACAGCTACCAATGCCACTAAACCTGCTACTTTAGAAACAGGAGCTGAGGTAAATGTGCCATTATTTATAAATGAAGGAGATAAGGTTCGCGTTGAAACCGAAAAAGGAACTTATAAAGAAAGAATAAAAGAATAA
- a CDS encoding bifunctional response regulator/alkaline phosphatase family protein, with product MNNIKILWVDDEIDLLKPHILFLESKNYEVSTCQSGTEAIDKIDEDRFDIVFLDENMPGLTGLETLSEIKEKQGNLPIVMITKSEEEYIMEEAIGSKIADYLIKPVNPNQILLSIKKNLDHSRLISEKTTSNYQQEFRKIAMDLMNVNTYEDWTDMYQRLIYWELQLENIEDSSMFEILETQKQEANNQFCKFIDKNYPEWFKDNAEAPTMSHTLFKRNILPEINKEQPTLLVVIDNLRYDQWKAFEPIIANYYKKEKEQPFCSILPTATQYARNAIFSGLMPSEMEKLYPQYWKNDTDEGGKNNFENEFLTEQLKRLGKDFKHEYHKISNLKAGRKLVENFKTQKNNDLTVVVYNFVDMLSHSKTEMEVIKELASNDKSYRSLTESWFKNSPLLEIIQQAQQLGFKLIITTDHGTINVKNPSKVIGDKNTSLNLRYKTGKSLTYEKKDVLAAKEPKALHLPTLNMSSSFIFAKGDLFFAYPNNYNHYVSYFRNTYQHGGVSLEEMIIPFAVLSPK from the coding sequence ATGAATAATATCAAAATACTATGGGTTGACGATGAGATCGACCTTTTAAAACCACATATTTTATTCCTGGAATCTAAAAATTACGAAGTGTCCACTTGCCAAAGTGGTACTGAAGCAATCGATAAAATCGACGAAGATCGCTTTGATATCGTTTTTCTAGATGAAAATATGCCAGGTTTAACCGGTTTAGAAACCTTATCTGAAATTAAAGAAAAACAAGGAAACCTTCCTATAGTAATGATCACGAAAAGTGAGGAAGAATATATAATGGAAGAAGCTATAGGCTCTAAGATAGCAGACTATCTTATCAAGCCAGTAAATCCAAATCAGATTCTACTTTCCATAAAGAAGAATTTAGATCATTCGAGACTTATTTCTGAAAAAACTACTTCGAACTATCAGCAGGAATTCAGAAAAATTGCAATGGATTTAATGAATGTGAATACCTATGAAGATTGGACAGATATGTACCAACGTCTAATTTACTGGGAACTTCAATTAGAAAATATTGAAGATAGCAGCATGTTCGAAATTCTTGAAACACAAAAACAGGAAGCTAACAATCAGTTTTGCAAATTCATCGATAAAAATTATCCTGAATGGTTTAAAGACAATGCAGAGGCGCCTACAATGTCTCATACATTATTTAAAAGAAACATACTTCCTGAAATTAATAAGGAACAACCTACTTTACTGGTAGTGATCGATAATTTACGTTACGACCAGTGGAAAGCATTTGAGCCAATAATAGCGAATTATTATAAAAAAGAGAAAGAACAGCCATTTTGTAGTATTTTACCTACTGCAACGCAATACGCTCGTAATGCTATTTTCTCTGGATTGATGCCTAGTGAAATGGAAAAACTCTATCCACAATACTGGAAGAACGATACTGATGAAGGCGGAAAAAATAATTTTGAAAATGAATTTCTAACCGAACAATTAAAACGTTTAGGAAAAGATTTCAAACACGAATATCACAAAATCAGTAATCTGAAGGCGGGTAGAAAACTAGTTGAAAACTTCAAAACTCAAAAAAATAACGATTTAACCGTCGTTGTTTACAATTTTGTAGATATGCTTTCTCATTCTAAAACTGAAATGGAAGTAATAAAAGAGTTAGCTTCTAATGATAAATCGTACCGTTCATTAACTGAAAGCTGGTTTAAAAATTCTCCTTTATTAGAAATTATTCAACAGGCGCAACAATTAGGATTTAAATTAATTATCACAACAGATCACGGTACGATCAACGTTAAAAATCCAAGTAAGGTGATCGGTGATAAGAACACTAGTTTAAACCTGAGATATAAGACGGGTAAGAGTCTTACCTACGAGAAAAAAGATGTGCTTGCGGCCAAAGAACCCAAAGCTTTGCACCTGCCAACACTAAATATGAGTAGTTCCTTTATTTTTGCGAAAGGAGATTTATTCTTTGCATACCCAAATAATTACAACCATTACGTAAGTTATTTTAGAAACACCTATCAACATGGTGGGGTCTCTTTAGAGGAAATGATCATACCTTTTGCGGTGCTTTCGCCAAAATAA
- a CDS encoding alanine dehydrogenase, with product MNEQVSPFTKEELIPQEEKLEIYKNKGELFIGIPKETSYQEKRICLSPDAVQAITAHGHRVMIESGAGNYANFSDKDYSDAGAEITKDTQKVFSCPTILKVEPPSISELEMMNPQTILISALQIKTQSKEYFQKLASKRITALGFEFIKDSDGSYPIVRALSEITGTASVLIASEIMSNNGDGNGLLFGNISGVPPVEVVILGAGTVGQFAARSAIGLGANIKVFDSSITKLRNLQSSLGCTFYTSTIQPKNLSKALKRCDVLIGAVRGNNRSPVLVTDEMVASMKRGAVAIDVSIDVGGCIETSEITSHEKPIFTKHEVIHYCVPNIPSRYARSSSLSLSNIFTPYLLHIGEEGGLENTLRFDRGLRNGLYFYHGVLTNKSIADWFDLTYRDINLLIF from the coding sequence ATGAATGAACAGGTTTCTCCTTTTACCAAAGAAGAGCTTATACCTCAAGAAGAAAAACTTGAAATTTATAAAAATAAAGGAGAACTATTTATAGGAATTCCTAAGGAAACCTCTTATCAAGAAAAACGAATTTGCCTGAGTCCGGATGCCGTTCAAGCAATTACTGCTCATGGGCACCGGGTAATGATAGAATCTGGAGCTGGGAACTATGCCAACTTCAGCGACAAAGACTACTCTGACGCGGGTGCCGAAATCACAAAAGACACCCAAAAAGTATTCTCTTGTCCTACTATTCTTAAAGTAGAACCACCATCCATCTCAGAACTGGAGATGATGAATCCGCAAACTATTCTAATTTCTGCGCTTCAGATAAAAACTCAGAGTAAAGAATACTTTCAAAAATTAGCTTCCAAAAGAATAACAGCTCTTGGCTTCGAATTTATTAAAGATAGTGATGGCAGCTATCCAATCGTTAGAGCTTTAAGTGAAATTACTGGGACAGCATCTGTTCTTATCGCTTCAGAAATTATGAGTAATAACGGAGATGGTAACGGACTTCTATTTGGGAATATAAGTGGCGTACCTCCTGTTGAAGTGGTTATTTTAGGTGCTGGTACAGTGGGACAATTCGCAGCCAGATCGGCTATTGGTCTAGGTGCGAATATTAAAGTGTTCGATAGTTCCATTACCAAGTTAAGAAATCTACAATCTTCATTAGGATGTACTTTTTATACAAGTACGATTCAGCCAAAAAATCTAAGTAAAGCGCTAAAACGTTGTGATGTACTTATTGGAGCTGTACGCGGTAATAATCGCTCACCGGTGTTAGTAACCGATGAAATGGTCGCTTCTATGAAACGAGGTGCAGTGGCTATCGATGTAAGTATCGATGTTGGTGGTTGTATTGAGACTAGCGAGATTACCAGTCACGAAAAACCAATTTTCACCAAGCATGAAGTAATTCATTATTGCGTACCAAATATTCCTTCTCGCTATGCTAGATCAAGTTCGCTTTCTTTAAGCAACATTTTTACACCATACCTATTGCACATTGGAGAAGAAGGCGGATTAGAAAACACGCTACGTTTTGACCGCGGATTGCGAAATGGTTTGTACTTTTACCACGGAGTTTTAACCAATAAATCTATTGCAGATTGGTTTGATCTTACGTATCGGGATATTAACCTCCTGATTTTCTAG
- the wrbA gene encoding NAD(P)H:quinone oxidoreductase, giving the protein MKDIKLAIIYYSATGTNYQMSKVAEEAAKDLGVKEIKFLRVEETVPEEIMKGNEDWVKHYNATKDIPVASADDFDWADAIIFSAPTRYGNLPSQFSSLMDTTGPLWQEGKLVDKVVSGMTSAANPHGGQEATLISLYKAMMHWGAVIANPGYTDPVIFETGGNPYGFSMVGGSDLSEKDKKAIAAQVKRAVSLASKIKA; this is encoded by the coding sequence ATGAAAGATATAAAACTTGCTATCATTTATTACAGCGCAACCGGTACCAATTATCAAATGTCTAAAGTAGCTGAAGAAGCTGCTAAAGATTTAGGAGTAAAAGAGATTAAATTTTTAAGAGTAGAAGAGACGGTTCCTGAAGAAATTATGAAAGGAAACGAAGATTGGGTGAAGCATTATAATGCGACTAAAGACATTCCAGTAGCTTCTGCCGATGATTTTGATTGGGCCGATGCAATTATATTTTCAGCGCCTACAAGATATGGTAACCTGCCATCACAGTTTAGTAGTTTGATGGATACAACAGGACCATTATGGCAAGAAGGAAAATTAGTCGATAAAGTAGTAAGTGGAATGACAAGTGCTGCAAATCCTCATGGAGGACAAGAAGCTACTCTAATTTCTTTATATAAAGCGATGATGCACTGGGGCGCGGTAATCGCAAATCCTGGATATACAGATCCTGTTATTTTTGAAACCGGTGGTAACCCTTATGGTTTTAGTATGGTAGGCGGAAGTGACCTATCAGAGAAAGATAAGAAAGCAATTGCAGCTCAGGTGAAAAGAGCCGTAAGCTTAGCGTCAAAAATAAAGGCATAG
- the bcp gene encoding thioredoxin-dependent thiol peroxidase, with translation MTRLKAGDKAPDFAVEDQDGNLVKLSDFKGKKLVLFFYPKASTPGCTAEACNLRDNWEVFEKEGYSILGVSADSKRRQTNFKAKNELPFPLLADEEKEVINAYGVWGPKKFMGKEYDGIHRTTFVIDEEGNIEEVIGKVKTKDHAAQIL, from the coding sequence ATGACGAGATTAAAAGCCGGAGATAAAGCACCAGATTTTGCAGTAGAAGATCAAGATGGAAACTTAGTTAAGCTTTCTGATTTTAAAGGAAAGAAACTAGTATTATTTTTCTATCCAAAAGCAAGTACACCAGGATGTACTGCAGAGGCATGCAACCTGAGGGACAATTGGGAAGTATTTGAAAAAGAAGGTTATTCAATCTTAGGGGTTAGTGCAGATTCTAAACGTAGACAAACCAATTTTAAAGCGAAAAATGAACTTCCGTTTCCGTTACTAGCAGACGAGGAGAAAGAAGTTATTAATGCCTACGGAGTTTGGGGACCTAAAAAGTTTATGGGGAAAGAATACGACGGTATTCATAGAACTACTTTCGTTATCGATGAAGAAGGTAATATAGAAGAAGTTATTGGAAAGGTGAAAACCAAAGATCACGCTGCCCAAATTCTATAA
- the tsaE gene encoding tRNA (adenosine(37)-N6)-threonylcarbamoyltransferase complex ATPase subunit type 1 TsaE has product MEFKYSLSEIDKAIEFILKNTTSKTILFYGEMGAGKTTLIKKLVEKLNIEDRVSSPTFSLVNEYKSEKETIFHFDFYRIEDENEAYDIGFDDYLEQQGWKFIEWPQKIKNLLPENHQNLILEKLDIEYRLLKLS; this is encoded by the coding sequence ATGGAGTTTAAATACAGTTTATCGGAGATCGATAAAGCTATTGAATTCATTCTGAAAAACACAACTAGTAAAACGATTCTCTTCTACGGAGAAATGGGCGCAGGAAAGACCACACTCATTAAAAAGCTCGTAGAAAAGCTAAATATTGAAGATCGGGTATCCAGTCCTACATTTTCTTTAGTGAACGAATACAAATCTGAAAAAGAAACTATTTTTCATTTCGATTTCTATCGAATAGAAGATGAAAATGAAGCTTATGATATCGGTTTTGATGATTATTTAGAACAACAAGGGTGGAAATTTATTGAATGGCCGCAGAAAATTAAAAATCTTTTGCCCGAAAATCATCAAAATTTGATCTTGGAGAAATTAGATATAGAGTACAGATTGTTAAAGTTGAGTTAA
- a CDS encoding bifunctional UDP-3-O-[3-hydroxymyristoyl] N-acetylglucosamine deacetylase/3-hydroxyacyl-ACP dehydratase, which yields MAEKVLKQQTIQNEVSLEGVGLHTGQQVKLTFKPAPENSGYVFKRVDLEGEPTIEADVTYVVDTRRGTNLEKNGVKIQTSEHVLAACVGLEIDNIIIELNTSEPPIMDGSSKYFVEALEEAGIKEQEADKDEYVINQVICYRDEETGSEIVVMPADTYKVTTMVDFGTKVLGTQNASIEHVSEFKDNISNARTFSFLHEIEELLKHGLIKGGDLNNAIVYVDKEIGEDTLKKLRVAFNRDEISVKPNGILDNLTLHYPNEAARHKLLDVLGDLALIGTRIRGKVIATKPGHYVNTEFAKKLAKFIKEEKRNKVPKVDLNAKPIMDVTDIMETLPHRSPFLLVDKIYELTDSTVVGVKNVTMNEPFFVGHFPGKPVMPGVLQVEAMAQTGGILALKSVPDPENYLTYFMKIDNVRFKQQVVPGDTLIFKLELLAPIRRGICQMQAYAYANGKLATEAILMAQIVKNKQ from the coding sequence ATGGCTGAAAAAGTATTGAAGCAGCAAACTATTCAGAATGAAGTTTCTCTAGAAGGAGTAGGACTTCATACCGGACAACAAGTAAAACTTACCTTTAAACCAGCACCTGAAAACAGTGGTTATGTATTTAAACGAGTAGATCTTGAAGGAGAACCTACTATCGAGGCCGATGTAACCTACGTTGTTGATACTAGAAGAGGAACTAATCTTGAGAAAAACGGAGTAAAAATTCAAACTTCAGAGCATGTGCTTGCTGCATGTGTAGGATTAGAAATCGATAATATTATTATTGAATTAAATACTTCAGAACCTCCAATTATGGATGGTTCTTCTAAATATTTTGTAGAAGCTTTAGAAGAAGCTGGTATAAAAGAGCAGGAAGCAGATAAAGATGAGTACGTTATCAATCAGGTTATTTGCTATCGTGACGAGGAAACTGGTAGCGAGATCGTAGTAATGCCTGCAGATACTTACAAAGTTACCACAATGGTGGATTTTGGAACCAAAGTTTTAGGAACGCAAAATGCTTCTATAGAACATGTTTCAGAATTTAAAGACAATATATCTAATGCTCGTACTTTCAGCTTTCTACACGAAATAGAAGAATTATTGAAACATGGCTTAATTAAAGGCGGTGATTTAAATAATGCAATCGTTTATGTGGATAAAGAAATAGGGGAGGATACTTTAAAGAAATTGCGTGTAGCATTTAATCGCGATGAAATTTCAGTAAAACCAAATGGTATTCTAGATAATCTTACGCTACATTATCCAAACGAAGCAGCAAGACACAAATTACTGGATGTTTTAGGAGACTTAGCACTTATTGGAACTAGAATTCGAGGTAAAGTTATTGCAACCAAACCTGGACATTATGTAAATACCGAATTTGCTAAAAAACTGGCTAAATTTATCAAAGAAGAAAAGCGTAATAAAGTACCAAAAGTCGACTTAAATGCTAAGCCGATTATGGATGTTACTGATATTATGGAAACGCTTCCGCATCGTTCACCATTTCTACTTGTAGATAAAATTTACGAATTAACAGATTCTACTGTTGTAGGTGTTAAAAACGTAACCATGAACGAGCCTTTCTTCGTTGGTCATTTTCCAGGAAAGCCAGTAATGCCTGGCGTTCTTCAGGTAGAAGCTATGGCGCAGACAGGTGGTATTTTAGCCCTGAAATCTGTTCCAGATCCAGAAAATTATCTTACTTATTTTATGAAAATTGATAATGTAAGATTCAAGCAACAAGTAGTACCAGGAGATACTTTAATTTTTAAATTAGAACTTTTAGCGCCAATTAGAAGAGGAATTTGCCAAATGCAGGCTTATGCTTATGCAAATGGGAAACTGGCAACAGAGGCCATACTAATGGCACAAATTGTAAAAAATAAACAATAA
- the lpxD gene encoding UDP-3-O-(3-hydroxymyristoyl)glucosamine N-acyltransferase, whose protein sequence is MKFKASQIAEILEGTIEGNPDAEVSELAKIEEGKEGSLTFLSNPKYTSYIYSTQASVTIVNDSFEADQPVSTTLIKVNDAYKAFSTLLEYYNQVKLRKSGIEKPSYISESAEYGEDIYLGAFTYLGDNVKIGNNVKIYPYAYVGDNTVIGDNSTLFAGVKVYSETVIGENVTLHGGCIIGADGFGFSPNEKGEYSKVPQIGNVIIEDNVDIGAGTTIDRATLGSTIIRKGVKLDNHIQIAHNVEIGEHTVIAAQTGVAGSTKIGKNCIIGGQVGIVGHITIGDRAKIQAQSGIGRNVKDDEVLQGSPAIGYSDFNKSFIHFKNLPKTVDLLHQLDKKVNK, encoded by the coding sequence ATGAAATTTAAAGCATCACAAATAGCCGAAATTCTCGAAGGGACGATAGAAGGTAATCCCGATGCAGAGGTTTCAGAATTGGCTAAGATCGAAGAAGGAAAAGAAGGATCACTTACTTTTTTAAGTAATCCTAAATATACATCATACATTTATAGCACCCAAGCTTCAGTTACAATCGTAAACGATAGTTTCGAAGCAGATCAACCTGTTAGTACAACGCTTATAAAAGTGAATGACGCCTATAAAGCGTTTTCTACGTTGTTAGAGTATTATAATCAGGTGAAATTACGCAAGAGTGGTATAGAAAAACCTAGTTATATTTCTGAATCAGCAGAATACGGTGAAGACATATATCTTGGAGCATTTACCTATTTAGGAGATAATGTGAAAATTGGGAATAATGTGAAAATTTACCCTTATGCCTATGTTGGTGACAATACTGTAATTGGAGATAATTCAACACTATTTGCAGGAGTGAAAGTATATTCAGAAACTGTTATTGGTGAAAATGTAACCTTGCATGGCGGCTGTATAATAGGCGCCGATGGTTTCGGATTTAGTCCTAACGAAAAAGGAGAGTATTCTAAAGTTCCACAAATAGGAAATGTTATTATTGAAGATAATGTTGATATAGGTGCAGGAACTACAATAGATAGAGCAACCTTAGGATCTACAATTATAAGAAAAGGGGTGAAATTGGATAATCATATCCAAATAGCGCATAATGTTGAAATTGGAGAGCACACGGTGATTGCGGCGCAAACTGGTGTGGCTGGTTCTACTAAGATTGGCAAAAACTGTATTATTGGTGGTCAGGTTGGTATCGTTGGGCATATCACTATAGGAGATCGTGCAAAAATTCAGGCGCAAAGTGGTATTGGCAGAAATGTAAAAGACGATGAAGTATTACAGGGATCGCCAGCTATAGGATATTCAGATTTCAATAAATCCTTTATTCATTTTAAAAACTTACCTAAAACTGTTGATTTATTACATCAGTTAGATAAAAAAGTAAATAAATAA